The genomic segment CCACAGCATCAAGGTTCAGAACCTGTTCAACGATATTTTCGAAGGTCATTTCCACAACCTGATTCCTACCGATGTCTATGCACACTACATCAAGAACAGCAACTTCGTGCAGACTGGTAAGGATGGTAACAACCTGGTGATCGTTTCTCCGGATAAGGGCGCACGTCCTTTCATGAACGCTGTGTTCGATGCTCTCCAGCTCCCCGAATGCAAGCGCGTGGTGATGGACAAGGTACGTACTGGCGAACGTGAAATCTCCATGACTTTCAACCCGGAACTTTCTGACATCAGCATCGATGAAATTGAAGGTAAGGACGTGATCGTGTTCGATGACATGGTCCGTACCGGTACTACTATCGTGCAGTGCTGCGAACACATCAAGAAGGGTCATCCCAACCGCGTGTGCTTCGGCGTCACCCACTTCCACACCAGTGCAGAAGCTCGTGAAAAGCTGAACAGCCCCGCTATCGATGAAATTCTGACCACCTCCACTCTCCCCGACATCATGAATCGTGACTGCCAGGGTCGTCTCCGCAAGAAGCTCACCGTGCTGAAGCTGGGCAAGTGGATGGCTCGCCATATCATGCAGACTTACGGCATGGACGATGGACGCTTCGAACGCGACTTCTACAAGATCGACATGAGCTCCAAGAATCCCCGTTGGCCGCCTCAGCAGTTCTAGTCTGAATCGATACGGTTTAATGTAAGCGATTTAAAGAAGGCCTCGGACTTGGTCCGAGGCTTTTTCTATGGGTTAGATTTTTCTGTTTGCGATTATACCTAGGTTCCTTCATTAATTCGGAATGCCACCATGGTAATGTCGTCAAACTGGGGAGCCTTGCCGGCATGGGTCCTGACGGCCTCGCGAACGTCCTTACAGAGTTGTTCCAGGGGCTTGTCCTTGGAGGCATTCAGTGCGGCCAGCATTCGATCGTTGCCGAATTCCTCGTTGTTTTCGTTCATGGCTTCGGGAATGCCGTCGGTGTAGGTGAACATGATGTCGCCGGGTTCCATTTGCAATTCGAAGTTCTGGTACTTGATGCCAGGCATGCCGCCGACTACAAAGAAGCTCTTGATTTGGGCCAGGTAGAATTCTTTGCCCTTCTTCAGGAGTGCCGGCTTTTCGTGGCCCGCATTGCAGAAGGTGAGGACGTTTGTCTTTAGGTCCAGAACGCCGCAGAGGATGGAGACGAACATGTCGACGGTATTGTTTTCGCAGATTTCCTGGTTGGTTCGTACCAGGGCCTCGGCTGGAGAGTAGCCGTTCATCAGGTTGTGGCGCAGGATAATCTTGCTGACCATCATGAATAATGCTGCGGGGATGCCCTTGCCGGATACGTCGGCGATACAGAGGGCGATGTGGTCTTCGTCGATAAAGAAGAAGTCATAGAAGTCACCGCCAACTTCTAGGGCGGGGTCCATCATGGCGTAGTTTTCAAATCGTTTGGAGTGGAGGGGCTTGGGGAGGGCCGCCAGCTGGATGGCTGTCGCAATTTCAAGGGCCGTATGTTCTTTCTGCTTTTCCGCCGTCATTGCCATAATGTGGTTCAGGTAGTCATCGATCTTGCGGGACATGTCTACGTAGGAGCGGGAAAGGGCGCCGATTTCGGTGGTGTACTTCAGGTACTTTTCGCACTTGTTGGAGATTTCCTCCAGCTTCTTTTCCATGGTTGAATCGTGGCTGAATATCATGGCGATTTCACTCATCTTTTCGATGGGCTTGATAACGGTGCTTTCGATAAACCGCAGATGGATAAGGCTTCCCCAAATGAGGATGTTCAAGGTAATGACGACACTGTAGTAGACCTTGTTCCATAGGTCCAGATTGCTGAGGTTGTACCTATAGTGGAACACGTTATAGGCGGCGATACCGGAGCAGATAGAAATGAGGATGCTCAGCAGGAGTATGAACAGCAGGAATTTTTCGTTAAGGGAGAACGAGAGGATGGTATTCCTGGGGGAAGCGCGGTGGTACTTATACTGGAACACGACGGAGGATAGGCTTAGGTAGGGGATGCCCATTACGATCATCGCCAGCAAGTTGTTGAAGAAGATATTTTCGCCCAGGATAAAATTCGACGGGAGGCCGACACACTTTAATAGCAGACAGATAAGGAACGCCACAAGGAGGGCGTCTGCCGTGGATATGATGAGGTATTCTACGACTTTGTGGACTCGGTTCAGTCGGAACTTGTTGATGTTATTGCGGCGGAGGTAATGCCAAACTTTGGCGGGAATGTACCCGTAGATAATCTGGATGAGGAATCCCGGTATGAAGACGGCGGCGGAGTATCCTGACTGGATGTCGGAGAAGAGGTTTGCGAAGGCGCAGCCCAGGGCTCCGGGGAGACCGAAGGTCATGGAAAACAGCATGGGGAGGGCTGCAACCAGGCGGACTTCCGTCGTATCCGAAATCTTGAGGAATATTCGGCAGGGGAAACCTAACAAATAGAAGGTAAGTCCACAGAGTAGGGCGATAACGACTTTGGTCAGAAGGGGGTGTTTCTTCATTCTTTCTTTCATTTGACAATATCCGCAAGAATTTTTCAAGTTTAATATAATTTACTTACGAAATGGTGATTTATATTATAAAACTTTTAGTGCGTTATGGCACATTTTGAGATGGTGGTCTTTAGGGTGAATTCGGTGGCGAATTGCGTAGACTAAAAAAAAATTTTGATTATCTTTAATGTGCAAGGGCTGAAAAAACAAAAACAATCAACCATAGGTGTGTATGTCCGCAAAAGTGACTAGCAGCGATCGCATCGAAGAACTTTTCCCGGAAACTCCGGTCCGCAAGATCCTTACCCCCATTGAACGTCTCATGAAGGTGGAGACTACTGGCGGTATCGTTCTTATCATTATGACCATTGCAGCTTTGCTGTGGGCTAATCTCAGCCCTGAGTCCTATCATCATGTATGGCACATGCCTTTTGCCGTGACTATCGGTAGCTGGCTTGGTACTGCTGATTTGCATTGGCTGATCAATGATGCCTTGATGACCATCTTCTTCTTTAACGTGGGTCTCGAGGTGAAGGGCGAGATGACTTACGGCGAACTTCGCGATCCGAAGGCTGCAAGTCTTCCGATTCTCGCGGCTGCCGGCGGTATGCTTTTCCCGGCTTTGATTTACTTGGCTGTAAACGGTCTGACAGGTACGGACGCGACTCGTGGTTGGGGTATTCCCACGGCAACGGATATCGCTTTCGTGGTTGGCTGTATGGCTATCCTTGGCAAGAAGGTGCCCCATGCTCTCCGCGTGATGATTTTGACTTTGGCTATCGCCGACGATATCGGTGCCATTCTCGTGATTGCCATTGGCTACCCCAGCGGTGACGGTATCAGCTTTGCCGCTCTGGGTACTGGCGTTGCCTTGCTGGTCTTGATCAATGTGCTGTTCCGTCTGGGTGTTCGCAACTTGCTGCTCCATGGCGTAATCGGCATAGCTGTGTGGGCCTTCTTCGTAAAGAGCGGCGTGCATCCCACTATTTCGGGTGTGCTGCTTGGTCTTTCCGTTCCGGCCAGGGCTGTGATTGCCGGCGGCAAGATGGGCCTGTTTGCAAATAATGTGGGTCACGTTCTTTCTGGCGAAGCTACCGACAGCGAAGAGAAATATCGCGTGTTCAGCCTGCTGAAGCAGGGCGCCAAGGAAAGTATTTCTATGCAGGAACGCCTCTACAAGACTTTGGCTCCCTGGGTCAACTTCTTCATTATGCCGCTGTTCGCCTTGGCCAATGCCGGTGTCGAAATCAAGCTTGGCGGTGTGGAAGTTCCCGTGATGGGCGCTGTTGCCCTGGCTCTGGTATTCGGTAAGCCTATCGGCATTTTCCTGTTCAGCTTCCTCTCTGTGAAGATCGGTATTTCAAAGCGTCCGAGCTACAGCTGGAAGGCTCTGTGGGGCGGTGGCATGTTGGCCGGTATCGGCTTTACCATGGCTCTGTTCGTGGCAAGTCTCGCCTTCGATGTTGGCGATCGTCAGGATTCCGCAAAGCTGGGCATTCTGCTGGGAAGCTTCAGTGCCGCCATCCTGGGTACCATCTATATGAGCTTGGTTTCTAAGCCGAGCAAGGATGAACCTGAAGGACACGGTCACCACTAAGATATAATCGGGCGGGTAACCGCCCTTTTTTAATAATGCCGCATTTTGTATACATGCTTCGTTGTAAGGGGAATCGCATCTACACGGGTTATGCCGTGGATGTGGAGGCCCGTTTTCAGCAGCATCTGACTGGCAAGGGGGCTCGCTTTACCAAGGCTTTTCCGCCGGAGTGTATTCTGCGAACTTTTGAGCTGGAATCCAAGGAGCATGCCTTGCGGTTAGAGGCTCGAATCAAGAAGCTGAAACGATCCGACAAGGAAGTTCTTGCTGCCGGAGACAAGACTCTGGAAGCGGTTCTGATGGGAAGTCTCGACCAGCTTTTAAAACCCCGGAGGGGTTCCAGGTTTGCGGTAAAACGCCCGCTTATCCCCCAAAAAAAAGAATCTTGATTCCTGCGAAATCTGATTTACTGAAGGACCAGGTCCACCACCAGGTAGGCTGCCATGACCAGGCTGCAGACGCTGATAAAATTCTGGATGAACTTGTTGCCTTTCTTGCGCTGGAGGGCGCTGCCGAAATAACCGCCACACCAGGCGCCGGCTGACATGACGATGGCGATGGGCCAGTTCACTTTTCCGGTGAATGCGAGAACCGCGGTGCTGACCACCAGGAATACGGTTGTGAGGCAGTTCTTGAGGGCGTTTACGTGGATGGGGTCTAGACCGGTGTAGCGGGTGAGGCTAAAGATCTGCACGAATCCAACGCCAATCTGCACGATACATCCGTAGACTGAAACCAGGGCGAACCCGATGGCTCCGCCCAGGGTCAATTTTTCGGGCGGGTTTGCAGGGGGCTTTCCGAACAGGTCTTTGCGGGTGTGGCTCATGATGACTACCAGGCAGATGGCTCCGGCGATAATGGCCTGGAATACCTTGTCGCCGATGTTTGCGAGAAATCCTACGCCAAGGAGGGCTCCCACCAGGGAGGGCCAGAATAGCTGCTTGAAGAGTTTCTTGTTCAGGTAGCCGTGTTTTGCCAGGTTGTGGACGCTGCTCAGGTTTCCGATGATGAGGCCGATGCGGTTGGTGCCGTTGGCCACGGTCGGGGGCATTCCCAGAAAGATCATGATGGGAAGGCTGAGGGAACTTCCGCCGCCGGCGATGCTATTGATGAGGCTGACGACAGCGCCCAGGATAAAGAAAGCGGGATACTGGCCGTACTGCCACCAATCTGCGGATGCTGCGGTCATTTACTTGCTCAGTTCCTTCTGCAGGAAGTTCCTGTTGTCGATCACCTTTTGCTTCTGGGAGTTGTCGGGATATTCCGCCAGACATTTATCCAGGGAGGCGATGGCTTCGTTCAGGAGGGCGGCCTTCTTTGCGGCGTCCTTCTGTTTTTGGGCCTTGCCGAAGAGCTGGCTTGTGGTCTTGCGCTGGGCGTTGCAGTAGGCGTCGGCCAGCTTGTTGTATTCCTCGATGGCTTCCTTGCGGAGGGGGCTGGACTTGAGCTTGTTCAGAAGTTCCTTGGCTTCGGCGAACTTGCTTTTTTCCACTAGGTCCTTTGCCTTGGCAAGTGCTTCGGCGGGATCGTTCTTCTGCCAGTAGGCGGCGGCTTCGGCGTCGTTGTTGGCGGACATGTTGCGGATGTCGTCGATCATGGCCTGGATCTTAAGTGGGTCTTCGAAGTCGCGATAACGCATCTGGAATTCCAAGGCTTTCTGTTCTGCTTCGGTGAACTTTGCCTGGTCGTTTGCCAACTTGAGGATTTCGGATTTTTCCTTGCGGGCCTTGTCCAGGGTGTTGTTGTAGGCGATCTGTTTTTGCTGGTTGGCGAAGTTGGTCAGGGAATCGCCGGGAACCAGCGCGATGAGGTTATCGGCGGCTTCGGCCACCAGACTGTAGTTGGAACGGGCGCGGTTCATGTTCTGAATTTCAAGGACCAGCGGCTCGAACTGCTTTGCGCGTTCCGCATTGGTCTTTCCGAATTCGGCCAGCATGGAGTCGGCCTGATTTTCCCATTGATTCCACAGGGGCTTGATGACGCGGAAACGCTGGAGATATTTTACAGCGTCGTCGACCTTACCCTGTTTGTACAAACTATCGGCATATTCGAAAACTTCGTTTGCCATGGCGGGGAACGCCGTGTAGGGGTCGATGACCGTAAGGGCCATGGGTTCATTTTCCGAGACCTTTTCCTGGGCGGAGGCCATAGAGGATGAGGACTGCTGGGCGGGTTCCGCAGACTGGGAAACAAGTTCGTTCTTAGGGACTGCTGAACTGGAGGAGGGTGCTGCGGTTTGCTGAGGTTTAGATTCAGAAATCGCAGAGGAGGACTGCTCCTGAACTTGCTCGGGTGCTGCCTGCTGTGCTCCTTGAGAGGATTGCTGTTCTGTGTTTTCAGGCTCGGTGCAGGGGGCGGGGGCTCCTGTACATGCAGAAAGGGAAAGTCCCATTGCTGCGATTCCTGCGGTACTTAAAAAAATACGAGAACTGAAATTCATACAAAGATCCTTTGTTTTAAAATCGTCCTGAACTTTTTCAAAGGGCTAAAAACTTATTCGGCCTCGATAGGAACAAATGCGTTGTTGCCATTGAATCCTTCGGGCAGATCCCAGTCATCATCCTTGGGCATGGCGGCTGCGGCCGGTGCCGGTGTAACAGACGGTGCGTGAGGTGCGGGTTCCGCTGCTGCAGTTGCTTCTGTTGCGGGAGCCTGTGCGCTTGTGGAATCCGATGCTGCGACCTCTGCTGGGGCGGTGGAGGCTTCGGGCTGTTCTGCAGCGGGCATGGGTAAGCTAACCATGATGCCGGATTCTGCTGCAGATTCCGCGGCCATTTCCTGCACTTGCGGAGGAGTGTAGCCCGGAATGTCGATCCAGGGGAGAGGGCGTCCTGCTTCGGCGCTGGCCCCGGCAAGAGTCATACCGGTCATGGGATCTACTACAAGTTCGCCTCGTTCATTGCCTAGCTGTAGCGGGACTTCGCCTGCGGCCAGAACAGAAATATCCAGGAAGTCCACCTTCTTGGGAGTGCCCATGATTTCAATTTCTTCCTTGGCGAAGGCTGCCCACTGGGGGAGACCGCCAGAGGCACCTGCAATGCGGGTACGTCCAGACTTAAGAGGTTTGTTGTTGTCGAAGCCCACGTAGCTACCGATGGCCACGACAGAGTCCAAGGTGGCTCCGTTCTTTTCGCCGCTGTAGGTGGGTATCGCGCCCATGAAGGCCACGTTTCTGTAGTCGTTTGTAGTACCGGTCTTGCCCAATGCAGGGTAGCGCAGGCTGACGGTGCTATCGGGGGAAGTAACCGTAATGGCGTTATACTGGCTGCGTGCTGTACCGTTGCTGAATACGGAGTGGAGCATTACGGCCATCTGGGTTGTAATGTTGTCGTCGAGGATGGTCTTGGATTCCATCTTGTTCTTGAAGATGGTGGTGCCGTCACGATTCTTGATTTCCTTGATAAAGCTGGGGTCGGTCCAGTCGCCATCCAGGCTCTTGTAGATCTTGCCGGTAAGCAGGGTCTGGTATGCGGTAGAAATTTCTGACAGGGTAATTTCGTTTACGCCCAGGGGCATGCTGAACACTTTCTGCAACTTCTGGTGGATGCCGATTTCCTTGGCGAAGCGTGCGTAGTCGGCCATGGCCAGGGAACGTCTGTAGTCGGGCCAGAAACGGATGTGGTCTGCATCCAGGTAATCGGCTTCGCCATCGACGGGTTCGATCATGGTGGTCAGACGCTTCATGTCGGCCAGAGTAAAGTCGGGGAACAGCTCCACGGATTCCAGAGGCGGAAGCTGGGCTGCCATATCCGGATCCAGTTCCAGGGCCTCGCGGGCACGGAGCTTTTCATAATAGCTCTTGTAGTTGTGCTGGATGAACTTGACGGTCTGGGCATCCTTCTTGGACTGCTTCATGGCGATGTCGTTGTGGGTGCCGTAGCGCAGGTTGATGACGGCCCTGGCCTTGGCGTCCTTGCCTTCACCCTTGTAACGTTCGATGAGGGCGAACTTGGCCTTGGTAAATTCGATTTCCTTCTTTACTTCTTCCTTCAAGGTTAGACCGAACTTGTCGCGGAGTCTTTCAAAGTAGGCCTTGCGATCTTCGTTGTCGAATCGGGCGTAGTCGTTTTCCTTGGCGACGGCGTCAAATTCTTCGGGGCTGAGTTTGTCCAGCAGGTGTTCCAGCAGCCAGATGCTGGCGATATTTTCGGAACGGGTGGTGGCCCAGGCGATGCTTACGATGTCGCCCTTGTTCTTGTGGTCGGGGCGAGGGAAGTAGAACTGGTTCGTGAACTGGAATACGTTGAAGTCGTTTTCAAGCGGGTCCAGGTAATTGTAGTTGTACTTGAGAGCCAATGCGTAGAGCAGGGGTTTCCAGCTGGAGCCCAGCTGACGCAATGCCTTGAAACTTCTGTCGAATCCGGTGTTGTGGAAACCACCCTGGGTTGCGACTACCTGGCCGTTCTTAATGGCGAAGAGGCCGCCCTGCAATACAGGTTCCGTCTCGATCTTGCAGGGAACGTAACCGTTGATTTTTTCTACGTCCAGAATGCTGACCAGGAGGATGGCCCCCTTCTTCAACTGGGGTGCCAGAGCCTTGTTCACGTCGCCGGGCTTGCGGGCGTCACCGCTGATCTGTACGGCGAAATCCTTGATGGCCTTTTCGGTGACGATACCTTTAAGCTGGCCGAAACTTAAGGTGAGGGATTTCAGCTTGCCGGTGGAATCCACGAATACGCTGTCGACGGCGCCGTAGAGGTAGTCGCCGCGGCGGGCGCTCTGGGCCTTGTTGGCGAACTGGGACTTGGGAAGTACGAAACCGCCCAACTGCATCTGGAGTCCGCTGATATTTGTCTGCAGGGCGCGCTTGGCGGCATCCTGGGATCTTTCGTCGAGGGTCGAGATGATGGTCAGCTGAGCCTTGCGCCAGTCTTCGATGCCATGCTTTTCGAATTCAGCCTTGAAGAAGTCTCCGTCCAGCTTTTCTTCGATGCGTTCCAGGATGGTGCTGACAGAGAAGCGGAAGTTGCCGTGGTTGAACTGCAGCGGCGTTTCCAGGGCTTCGGCCATTTCTTCTTCGGAGATGTACTTTTCGTCGACCATGCGGCCAAGTACGTAACGCAGACGTTCCTCGCCACGCTTGA from the Fibrobacter sp. UWH6 genome contains:
- a CDS encoding ribose-phosphate pyrophosphokinase, whose protein sequence is MSDRFIVTGNFTDDPFAIDMAQYIGLREDISDVVSLKTFANSEFCPRYMLDADDIEHIGRRLEGKIVLICSVSNHERSRNDYAMRNCILARAAKDNGAEQVVLVEPDLFYSAQDRGPHRIGELEKDRPDIDLKKFDGQAFTSLLYADLLKKAGVDAVVTCHNHSIKVQNLFNDIFEGHFHNLIPTDVYAHYIKNSNFVQTGKDGNNLVIVSPDKGARPFMNAVFDALQLPECKRVVMDKVRTGEREISMTFNPELSDISIDEIEGKDVIVFDDMVRTGTTIVQCCEHIKKGHPNRVCFGVTHFHTSAEAREKLNSPAIDEILTTSTLPDIMNRDCQGRLRKKLTVLKLGKWMARHIMQTYGMDDGRFERDFYKIDMSSKNPRWPPQQF
- a CDS encoding PP2C family protein-serine/threonine phosphatase, translated to MKERMKKHPLLTKVVIALLCGLTFYLLGFPCRIFLKISDTTEVRLVAALPMLFSMTFGLPGALGCAFANLFSDIQSGYSAAVFIPGFLIQIIYGYIPAKVWHYLRRNNINKFRLNRVHKVVEYLIISTADALLVAFLICLLLKCVGLPSNFILGENIFFNNLLAMIVMGIPYLSLSSVVFQYKYHRASPRNTILSFSLNEKFLLFILLLSILISICSGIAAYNVFHYRYNLSNLDLWNKVYYSVVITLNILIWGSLIHLRFIESTVIKPIEKMSEIAMIFSHDSTMEKKLEEISNKCEKYLKYTTEIGALSRSYVDMSRKIDDYLNHIMAMTAEKQKEHTALEIATAIQLAALPKPLHSKRFENYAMMDPALEVGGDFYDFFFIDEDHIALCIADVSGKGIPAALFMMVSKIILRHNLMNGYSPAEALVRTNQEICENNTVDMFVSILCGVLDLKTNVLTFCNAGHEKPALLKKGKEFYLAQIKSFFVVGGMPGIKYQNFELQMEPGDIMFTYTDGIPEAMNENNEEFGNDRMLAALNASKDKPLEQLCKDVREAVRTHAGKAPQFDDITMVAFRINEGT
- the nhaA gene encoding Na+/H+ antiporter NhaA, with amino-acid sequence MSAKVTSSDRIEELFPETPVRKILTPIERLMKVETTGGIVLIIMTIAALLWANLSPESYHHVWHMPFAVTIGSWLGTADLHWLINDALMTIFFFNVGLEVKGEMTYGELRDPKAASLPILAAAGGMLFPALIYLAVNGLTGTDATRGWGIPTATDIAFVVGCMAILGKKVPHALRVMILTLAIADDIGAILVIAIGYPSGDGISFAALGTGVALLVLINVLFRLGVRNLLLHGVIGIAVWAFFVKSGVHPTISGVLLGLSVPARAVIAGGKMGLFANNVGHVLSGEATDSEEKYRVFSLLKQGAKESISMQERLYKTLAPWVNFFIMPLFALANAGVEIKLGGVEVPVMGAVALALVFGKPIGIFLFSFLSVKIGISKRPSYSWKALWGGGMLAGIGFTMALFVASLAFDVGDRQDSAKLGILLGSFSAAILGTIYMSLVSKPSKDEPEGHGHH
- a CDS encoding GIY-YIG nuclease family protein, whose translation is MLRCKGNRIYTGYAVDVEARFQQHLTGKGARFTKAFPPECILRTFELESKEHALRLEARIKKLKRSDKEVLAAGDKTLEAVLMGSLDQLLKPRRGSRFAVKRPLIPQKKES
- a CDS encoding sulfite exporter TauE/SafE family protein, yielding MTAASADWWQYGQYPAFFILGAVVSLINSIAGGGSSLSLPIMIFLGMPPTVANGTNRIGLIIGNLSSVHNLAKHGYLNKKLFKQLFWPSLVGALLGVGFLANIGDKVFQAIIAGAICLVVIMSHTRKDLFGKPPANPPEKLTLGGAIGFALVSVYGCIVQIGVGFVQIFSLTRYTGLDPIHVNALKNCLTTVFLVVSTAVLAFTGKVNWPIAIVMSAGAWCGGYFGSALQRKKGNKFIQNFISVCSLVMAAYLVVDLVLQ
- a CDS encoding transglycosylase domain-containing protein codes for the protein MRFLKKLLKIVAAFALVGLICCIPVYILVFKVLPDKDPDNQFNRESILQVLSGETRVYYNDGNTLLGAFFDANHRIYVPYGDIPSNIVNALVAAEDAGYWNHNGFSIYGFTRAMASNIKAGHMRQGGSTLTQQTVKNIFGREERSIKEKGKELINALRMERHFSKQDILEFYLNQFHVSGTGKGVAIAAQYFFNKELKELSLAECAFIAGSVKGPFNYDPFIQRSAERREKAIKRGEERLRYVLGRMVDEKYISEEEMAEALETPLQFNHGNFRFSVSTILERIEEKLDGDFFKAEFEKHGIEDWRKAQLTIISTLDERSQDAAKRALQTNISGLQMQLGGFVLPKSQFANKAQSARRGDYLYGAVDSVFVDSTGKLKSLTLSFGQLKGIVTEKAIKDFAVQISGDARKPGDVNKALAPQLKKGAILLVSILDVEKINGYVPCKIETEPVLQGGLFAIKNGQVVATQGGFHNTGFDRSFKALRQLGSSWKPLLYALALKYNYNYLDPLENDFNVFQFTNQFYFPRPDHKNKGDIVSIAWATTRSENIASIWLLEHLLDKLSPEEFDAVAKENDYARFDNEDRKAYFERLRDKFGLTLKEEVKKEIEFTKAKFALIERYKGEGKDAKARAVINLRYGTHNDIAMKQSKKDAQTVKFIQHNYKSYYEKLRAREALELDPDMAAQLPPLESVELFPDFTLADMKRLTTMIEPVDGEADYLDADHIRFWPDYRRSLAMADYARFAKEIGIHQKLQKVFSMPLGVNEITLSEISTAYQTLLTGKIYKSLDGDWTDPSFIKEIKNRDGTTIFKNKMESKTILDDNITTQMAVMLHSVFSNGTARSQYNAITVTSPDSTVSLRYPALGKTGTTNDYRNVAFMGAIPTYSGEKNGATLDSVVAIGSYVGFDNNKPLKSGRTRIAGASGGLPQWAAFAKEEIEIMGTPKKVDFLDISVLAAGEVPLQLGNERGELVVDPMTGMTLAGASAEAGRPLPWIDIPGYTPPQVQEMAAESAAESGIMVSLPMPAAEQPEASTAPAEVAASDSTSAQAPATEATAAAEPAPHAPSVTPAPAAAAMPKDDDWDLPEGFNGNNAFVPIEAE